One genomic segment of Vibrio quintilis includes these proteins:
- the kduI gene encoding 5-dehydro-4-deoxy-D-glucuronate isomerase: MFIHHNSHPKDAKHYDTSRLREEFLTENLFSPGKINVVYSHIDRMVVMGACPEQGRTLALDDFIDSQSFGTTFFLERRELGIVNLGPAAEVRCLGGQSYRLEYLDALYLGRGEQAIEFASTDPAQSAQLYCLSAPAHQSYPSRIIRRDEARQIELGTQENANERLITQYLHPDVLPTCQLCMGVTHLKQGSVWNTMPAHTHERRMEAYLYFNLDPSQVVFHLMGEPDETRHLVVRNNQLVLSPSWSIHSGCGTQNYSFVWGMAGENQTFDDMDFVSMDEIR; this comes from the coding sequence ATGTTTATCCATCATAATTCTCATCCTAAGGATGCAAAACACTATGATACATCCCGCTTAAGAGAAGAATTTTTAACAGAAAACTTATTTTCTCCGGGCAAGATCAATGTTGTTTACAGTCATATTGATCGTATGGTTGTGATGGGGGCATGCCCTGAGCAAGGCCGTACTCTTGCGCTGGATGATTTTATTGATAGTCAGTCTTTCGGGACGACTTTTTTTCTTGAGCGGCGTGAGCTGGGGATTGTCAATTTAGGTCCGGCTGCGGAAGTTCGCTGTCTGGGAGGGCAGTCATACCGTCTTGAATATCTGGATGCTTTATATCTGGGGCGGGGAGAGCAGGCGATTGAGTTTGCATCGACTGACCCGGCGCAAAGTGCTCAGTTGTATTGTCTGAGTGCCCCGGCACATCAGAGCTACCCGTCACGGATCATCCGTCGTGATGAAGCCAGGCAGATTGAATTAGGGACACAGGAAAATGCGAATGAGCGACTGATTACCCAATATCTCCACCCGGACGTTCTGCCTACCTGCCAGCTTTGTATGGGGGTCACTCATCTGAAACAGGGAAGTGTCTGGAATACAATGCCTGCGCATACGCATGAGCGCCGGATGGAAGCTTATCTCTATTTTAATCTTGATCCATCTCAGGTTGTTTTTCACCTGATGGGGGAGCCGGATGAAACCCGGCACCTTGTTGTCAGAAACAATCAGCTGGTTCTTTCACCGAGCTGGTCGATTCATTCGGGCTGTGGCACGCAAAATTATAGTTTTGTGTGGGGCATGGCCGGAGAAAACCAAACCTTTGATGACATGGATTTTGTCAGTATGGATGAAATTCGTTAA
- a CDS encoding YeiH family protein: MKYISGILVTLFMALVSFQVSSLSFCKTYQLSPLVICIVLGMLIGNLFHRSIPEGCQSGIRFSQQKLLRLGVILYGFFITFQQIAAVGMSGLFTDVLIITTTFIGGTFIGIRLLGLDKETAMLTAVGSSICGAAAILGTEPVVKSKSHQTAIAVATVVIFGTLGMFIYPFIFHIFNITAETMGIYTGATIHEVAQVVAAGNAMGSDIGATSVIVKLTRVMMLAPFLIILSFYLNRSTPDSADQQAKIVIPWFAILFVVAAGINSAHLLPQTIVNLMTQASVLFLSMAMGALGIETNIGKIRGVGLKPVILAGVLWIWLLTGGYGITIAVQQLIH, encoded by the coding sequence ATGAAGTATATCAGCGGTATTCTGGTGACTCTGTTCATGGCACTGGTCTCTTTTCAGGTTTCTTCTCTTTCTTTTTGTAAAACCTATCAGCTGAGCCCTTTGGTGATCTGTATTGTGCTGGGGATGCTGATCGGTAATCTCTTTCACCGTTCTATCCCGGAAGGATGCCAGAGTGGTATTCGCTTCAGTCAGCAAAAACTGCTGCGGCTGGGCGTGATTCTCTACGGTTTTTTCATTACTTTTCAGCAAATAGCAGCCGTTGGTATGTCCGGGCTGTTTACTGATGTACTGATCATCACCACTACATTTATTGGCGGCACTTTTATTGGTATCAGGCTACTGGGACTGGATAAAGAAACAGCGATGCTGACGGCCGTCGGCTCCTCAATTTGCGGAGCTGCCGCTATTTTAGGAACCGAACCCGTGGTGAAATCGAAATCTCATCAGACTGCAATAGCTGTTGCAACCGTTGTCATCTTCGGCACACTGGGTATGTTTATTTATCCGTTTATCTTTCATATTTTCAACATTACAGCAGAGACGATGGGCATCTATACCGGAGCAACGATCCATGAAGTCGCGCAGGTGGTCGCAGCCGGAAACGCAATGGGATCCGACATTGGTGCGACTTCAGTGATCGTCAAACTAACCCGGGTGATGATGCTGGCCCCATTTCTGATCATACTCAGCTTTTATCTCAACCGCTCAACGCCTGACAGTGCAGATCAGCAGGCAAAAATCGTGATTCCCTGGTTTGCAATTCTGTTTGTTGTCGCTGCCGGTATTAACTCAGCTCACTTGCTGCCGCAAACGATTGTGAACCTTATGACTCAGGCCTCAGTACTGTTTTTAAGTATGGCAATGGGCGCTTTAGGGATTGAAACAAATATCGGTAAAATCCGTGGCGTCGGACTCAAACCCGTGATTCTGGCTGGTGTCTTATGGATCTGGCTGCTCACCGGCGGATATGGGATCACAATAGCTGTGCAACAACTTATCCATTAA
- a CDS encoding IclR family transcriptional regulator yields MTKKPEYRAPALEKGLEILELLAKAEEPLTKKQIAEKLNRSVSEIFRMLSVLKEKRYIECHKDTAGYVLTLKMFALSNQHPPVMLLLRQCALLTEQLCKKVNQSCHISRYSNGELLVIAREESPYKMGFSLKVGARIDVFASGSGAVLLGFCAPEIREALLTNEYATEELIQTTLQQAEETRRRGYFLGKSPQISGVTNISAPIFGPQGDLLAVITIPYMTLNSQTVSHSVKDIVQAKDELIRVARELSQNPLSPSLI; encoded by the coding sequence ATGACTAAGAAACCAGAATACAGAGCACCGGCACTTGAGAAAGGTCTCGAAATACTTGAGTTGCTGGCAAAAGCAGAAGAGCCGCTGACAAAGAAGCAGATTGCAGAGAAACTGAATCGCAGCGTCAGTGAAATTTTCCGGATGTTATCTGTTTTGAAAGAAAAGCGTTATATTGAATGCCACAAGGATACTGCGGGTTATGTGCTCACTCTGAAAATGTTCGCTTTATCGAATCAGCATCCGCCGGTTATGCTGTTGCTTCGTCAGTGCGCCTTACTGACAGAGCAACTCTGTAAAAAAGTCAATCAATCCTGTCATATCAGTCGTTACAGCAATGGCGAGTTATTAGTGATCGCCAGGGAAGAAAGCCCTTATAAGATGGGATTTAGTCTGAAAGTCGGCGCCCGGATTGATGTCTTTGCATCGGGTTCCGGTGCCGTGTTACTGGGATTTTGTGCACCTGAGATCAGGGAAGCGCTTCTGACCAACGAATATGCGACAGAGGAACTCATACAAACAACGCTGCAACAGGCTGAGGAAACCCGTCGAAGAGGCTATTTTTTGGGAAAAAGTCCTCAGATATCAGGTGTCACAAACATTAGTGCACCAATCTTCGGCCCACAGGGTGATCTTTTGGCGGTGATTACGATTCCGTACATGACGTTAAACTCTCAAACCGTATCTCATTCTGTTAAAGATATTGTACAGGCTAAAGATGAATTGATCCGGGTTGCGCGGGAGTTGAGCCAGAATCCGTTGTCACCTTCCCTGATTTGA